The proteins below come from a single Deltaproteobacteria bacterium genomic window:
- a CDS encoding DUF4145 domain-containing protein, which yields CGRSSPARPRTCWKRWSMPLPRSPGTTCGAGSVTAGIRSHSLENCYRASLHEAEVAPGGYQRVLGHTILTWQLKPQSSAKPFPNYIPAPVRQDYEEACLICSLSPKASATLARRCLQGTIRDFWGIQKPRLIDEIKDLEGKVDSETWKAIDAVRSIGNIGAHMEKDINLIIDVDQDEAKLLLSLIEILLQEWYIRRHERESHMQKVIVVAQSKIMPKEEAKS from the coding sequence GCTGCGGGCGCTCAAGCCCCGCACGCCCGCGGACTTGCTGGAAGCGTTGGTCGATGCCTTTGCCACGGTCACCAGGCACGACATGCGGGGCTGGTTCCGTCACTGCGGGTATCAGGTCGCACTCACTTGAAAATTGCTATAGGGCATCTCTGCACGAAGCAGAAGTAGCACCTGGAGGATACCAGAGGGTTCTAGGTCATACGATCCTTACTTGGCAGCTAAAGCCTCAATCTTCGGCAAAGCCATTTCCTAACTACATTCCCGCACCTGTCCGGCAAGATTACGAAGAAGCCTGTCTAATCTGCAGCCTGAGTCCTAAAGCATCGGCTACACTTGCACGCCGATGCTTGCAAGGAACCATTCGTGATTTCTGGGGCATTCAGAAACCTAGGCTCATCGATGAGATCAAGGACCTCGAAGGTAAGGTCGATTCGGAGACGTGGAAAGCAATTGATGCCGTAAGAAGCATAGGAAATATAGGCGCTCATATGGAGAAAGATATCAATCTCATCATTGACGTCGATCAGGATGAGGCTAAGCTTTTATTGAGCCTTATCGAGATACTTCTCCAAGAGTGGTACATTCGACGACACGAGCGAGAGAGCCACATGCAGAAAGTTATAGTTGTCGCCCAGTCCAAAATTATGCCGAAGGAAGAAGCAAAATCATAA
- a CDS encoding efflux transporter outer membrane subunit — MMKTVAVVLAGTMAFCTGCSFGPQYLRPAITAPEEYRSQTTALEATSFADLPWWEIFRDEALQGLIAEAVKNNYDLRVAAARVEQARALVGAARADLFPQIGYDGGIGQSRSTSQLSVQTPRGQTSDAFRGILNLAWELDVWGRIRHATDAALAELLASEEFRRGVILSLVSEAAQAYFELRELDLEIEIARRTTESFQKTLDLFSRRLQVGVASKLETARAEAALASTAALIPSLERLIVAKENQLSVLLGRPPGPIARGAVLTEQMFSPNTPPGLPSQLLERRPDIRQAEQTLIAANERIGVAQANFFPRIGLTSLFGGASDDIENVVKNSGNIWAVAGQLTGPILQGGRLSSNYRAAVAQWEQTKLRYEQSVLTALREVSNALISQQKLAETEKELARTVAALQESVRLATLRYTGGFATYFEVIESQQQLFPAENALAQTRRDQLVAVVQLYRALGGGWSAYAEQPGPPPIWQVALP, encoded by the coding sequence ATGATGAAGACAGTGGCGGTGGTTTTGGCTGGGACGATGGCATTCTGTACCGGTTGCTCCTTTGGCCCACAATATCTACGACCGGCGATAACGGCTCCTGAAGAATATCGCAGTCAGACAACGGCGTTGGAAGCTACGTCCTTCGCTGATCTCCCCTGGTGGGAGATCTTTCGCGATGAAGCGCTGCAAGGATTGATCGCCGAAGCGGTCAAAAATAATTACGACTTACGAGTGGCGGCTGCGCGCGTCGAGCAGGCGCGAGCGTTGGTCGGCGCAGCACGAGCGGATCTGTTTCCCCAAATCGGTTATGACGGCGGCATCGGTCAGTCGCGCAGTACTTCTCAGCTCTCCGTGCAAACCCCGCGTGGTCAGACTAGCGATGCCTTTCGCGGCATTCTCAATCTGGCGTGGGAGCTAGACGTGTGGGGCCGTATTCGCCACGCCACGGACGCGGCGTTGGCGGAACTGCTCGCCAGTGAAGAGTTCCGCCGTGGCGTCATCTTGTCGCTGGTGAGCGAGGCGGCGCAGGCCTATTTCGAGCTGCGCGAGCTGGACCTGGAAATTGAGATTGCGCGGCGCACCACCGAGTCGTTCCAGAAGACGCTCGATCTGTTTTCCCGCCGCTTGCAGGTCGGGGTGGCCTCGAAGCTGGAAACCGCTCGTGCCGAAGCCGCGCTGGCTTCGACTGCAGCACTCATTCCGAGTTTGGAGCGCTTGATCGTCGCCAAGGAAAATCAGCTCAGCGTGCTGCTCGGCAGGCCGCCGGGGCCGATTGCCCGTGGGGCGGTGCTGACAGAGCAGATGTTTTCCCCCAACACCCCACCTGGTCTTCCCTCGCAACTGTTGGAACGACGGCCTGACATTCGCCAAGCGGAACAAACGCTGATTGCCGCGAACGAGCGGATCGGGGTGGCACAGGCGAATTTTTTCCCCCGCATCGGCTTGACCAGCCTTTTCGGCGGTGCCAGCGACGATATCGAAAACGTGGTGAAAAACAGTGGCAACATTTGGGCGGTGGCTGGGCAACTTACCGGCCCCATTCTCCAAGGCGGGCGGCTGTCCAGTAATTATCGTGCTGCCGTTGCCCAGTGGGAACAGACGAAATTGCGGTATGAACAGTCGGTGCTGACGGCACTGCGCGAAGTCTCGAATGCGTTGATCAGTCAGCAGAAACTGGCGGAAACGGAAAAAGAGCTAGCCCGCACCGTCGCCGCGTTGCAAGAGTCTGTGCGGTTGGCGACGCTGCGTTACACTGGTGGTTTTGCGACCTACTTCGAGGTGATCGAGTCGCAGCAACAACTCTTCCCGGCGGAAAATGCCTTGGCGCAAACGCGGCGCGACCAACTGGTTGCCGTCGTGCAATTGTATCGTGCCCTTGGCGGGGGCTGGTCCGCGTATGCCGAACAGCCTGGTCCACCGCCCATCTGGCAGGTGGCGTTGCCGTAG